The Corylus avellana chromosome ca8, CavTom2PMs-1.0 genome has a segment encoding these proteins:
- the LOC132190248 gene encoding uncharacterized protein LOC132190248: protein MKKLGTVQNEDVNEKVYTHVRNKEKEKERKKKKAKLEINDNEKEFEKAREKDKRINDGEEVGELREVSKETNMIGEENMNVRMNDNKDSELGIRREKKKKHRVEKRVASYMNELLENNNNMEELVKGQAYSEKREKDERKDGKEEKKKEKKKRKRDMESCDVLVNNCVTGGDVGKERELSDGKNLEKANPFKKRRKENKSHNDDLGIGLLETITEKPSNESKGVEDNGVNARSSRNKMGERIVHAISAVDGDKDVKQKKNKKKKEEKKKRKAKSDKQVSEQNDDKRVARTKKGVENIYENSTPGGTSKKVRFSDHLEEVFTLSDGPSVAKNDDNDGLVRGKRFSQEEDEMVKKAVFDYIAVHGLGDEGLNMVLHCKSHSEIKNCWKEIGTALPWRPSESVYHRAHVLFERGENRKWTPEEYELIRSYHEKHGSKWKKLADKLGKHRFHVKDTWRRIRLPNMKKGRWEQEEYQTLFDLVNMDLRMKALEEKKKKNWKQGMLRDDLSWEAISNKLGTRSSVLCCQKWYNQLTSPMVREGVWANTDDYHLIDALYNLDACCIQDVDWDNLLEDRSGDVCRERWDQMVKHIGEHGSKSFPEQVEILSQRYCTDVLEARENCDRKPEV, encoded by the coding sequence ATGAAGAAATTGGGAACTGTTCAAAATGAAGATGTTAATGAGAAGGTTTATACACATGTAAGGAataaggagaaggagaaggaacgaaagaagaagaaggcaaaATTGGAAATTAATGACAACGAGAAGGAATTTGAGAAGGCTAGGGAGAAGGATAAGAGAATTAATGATGGTGAGGAAGTTGGTGAACTTAGAGAGGTTTCGAAGGAAACCAACATGATAGGAGAAGAGAACATGAACGTAAGAATGAATGACAACAAGGATTCGGAGTTGGGaataagaagagagaagaaaaagaagcatcGAGTGGAAAAGAGGGTGGCTTCCTATATGAATGAACTCCTTGAGAATAATAACAATATGGAAGAGCTAGTTAAGGGGCAGGCTTACtctgagaaaagagagaaggatGAGAGGAAAGAtgggaaagaagagaaaaagaaggagaagaagaaaaggaagagggACATGGAGAGTTGTGATGTTCTAGTGAACAACTGTGTGACTGGAGGAGATGTTGGAAAAGAAAGGGAGCTCTCAGATGGGAAAAACTTGGAAAAGGCCAATCCTttcaaaaagagaaggaaagagaatAAAAGCCACAATGATGATCTGGGAATTGGACTACTGGAGACCATCACTGAAAAACCAAGTAATGAAAGCAAGGGAGTTGAAGATAATGGAGTTAATGCACGTTCATCTAGGAACAAGATGGGGGAGAGAATTGTGCATGCCATTAGTGCAGTAGATGGAGACAAGGATGTGAAgcagaagaagaacaagaagaagaaggaggagaagaagaagaggaaggcCAAGTCAGATAAACAGGTTTCAGAACAAAATGATGATAAACGGGTTGCAAGAACCAAAAAAGGTGTTGAGAATATTTATGAAAATTCTACACCTGGGGGCACATCTAAGAAAGTCAGATTCTCTGATCATTTGGAGGAGGTTTTTACTTTATCTGATGGTCCAAGTGTTGCAAAGAATGATGACAATGATGGATTAGTACGAGGTAAGAGGTTTTCacaagaagaagatgagatGGTTAAAAAGGCTGTTTTCGACTACATAGCAGTACATGGCTTAGGTGATGAAGGCCTAAATATGGTTCTCCACTGTAAATCTCACTccgaaataaaaaattgttggaAGGAAATAGGAACAGCCTTACCTTGGAGGCCTTCCGAGAGCGTATATCATCGAGCCCATGTTTTGTTCGAAAGGGGTGAGAATCGTAAATGGACCCCTGAAGAGTATGAACTTATCCGAAGTTACCATGAAAAACATGGATCAAAGTGGAAAAAGTTGGCTGATAAACTTGGCAAACATAGGTTTCATGTAAAGGATACATGGCGTAGAATAAGATTGCCAAATATGAAGAAAGGACGTTGGGAACAAGAGGAGTATCAAACCTTATTTGACTTAGTTAACATGGATCTGCGCATGAAGGCcttagaagaaaagaaaaaaaaaaactggaagcAAGGTATGTTGCGAGATGATCTCTCTTGGGAAGCCATTAGTAACAAGTTAGGAACCAGAAGCAGTGTTCTTTGCTGCCAGAAATGGTATAACCAATTAACATCACCTATGGTGCGTGAAGGTGTATGGGCCAACACTGATGACTACCACCTAATAGATGCTCTTTATAACTTGGATGCTTGCTGCATACAAGATGTGGACTGGGATAATCTGCTTGAGGATAGGTCTGGAGATGTATGTCGAGAGCGATGGGACCAAATGGTCAAACACATTGGTGAGCATGGCAGCAAGTCATTTCCTGAACAAGTTGAAATCCTCTCACAACGGTATTGCACAGATGTACTTGAAGCAAGAGAGAACTGTGACAGGAAGCCTGAAGTTTAG